In Silene latifolia isolate original U9 population chromosome 3, ASM4854445v1, whole genome shotgun sequence, a single window of DNA contains:
- the LOC141646256 gene encoding uncharacterized protein LOC141646256 isoform X1, translated as MVAISTSNTPKHWWACVCDIKQGKNFILDSSMDVNVDPDNKHVKELLHHVSSILGESYKSLKFMHMNEFVNLEVPQQTTCFDCGVFLLKWLSALDDDSLWTKSEYFEKLPQYRKSIMLELLRWDKNTKKVFN; from the exons atggtagccatatcgacaag TAACACGCCGAAGCATTGGTGGGCTTGTGTCTGTGATATAAAGCAGGGAAAAAATTTCATCCTTGACTCAAGCATGGATGTTAATGTGGATCCTGACAACAAGCATGTCAAAGAgctt tTGCATCATGTTTCATCTATTTTGGGAGAGTCATATAAATCTTTGAAGTTCATGCACATGAACGAATTTGTCAATCTCgaagtccctcaacaaacaacatg ttttgattgtggagtttttctgttgaagtggttgagtgccttggacgatgatagtttatggaccaaaagtgaatattttgag AAATTGCCACAATATCGAAAATCGATCATGTTGGAACTACTTAGAtgggataaaaatactaaaaag GTGTTTAATTAA
- the LOC141646256 gene encoding uncharacterized protein LOC141646256 isoform X2, which translates to MDVNVDPDNKHVKELLHHVSSILGESYKSLKFMHMNEFVNLEVPQQTTCFDCGVFLLKWLSALDDDSLWTKSEYFEKLPQYRKSIMLELLRWDKNTKKVFN; encoded by the exons ATGGATGTTAATGTGGATCCTGACAACAAGCATGTCAAAGAgctt tTGCATCATGTTTCATCTATTTTGGGAGAGTCATATAAATCTTTGAAGTTCATGCACATGAACGAATTTGTCAATCTCgaagtccctcaacaaacaacatg ttttgattgtggagtttttctgttgaagtggttgagtgccttggacgatgatagtttatggaccaaaagtgaatattttgag AAATTGCCACAATATCGAAAATCGATCATGTTGGAACTACTTAGAtgggataaaaatactaaaaag GTGTTTAATTAA